The Helianthus annuus cultivar XRQ/B chromosome 16, HanXRQr2.0-SUNRISE, whole genome shotgun sequence genome includes a window with the following:
- the LOC110917367 gene encoding trithorax group protein osa isoform X1 yields MDLSKLPDSQRQELEKVQKQFQEHQAQQQQHHPPPPYDPYQVHQPSYYYNPPQQQQQYDPSYYHFQDPYVPNLGYHGPPGINPATAAAAVAALSQLTHFAGGGHYDQGHFRPPVGHNPYRGGGSRGGGPFRGGGRGNTGFRPPHTGVSGPPFNGRGRGRDRGRGKRGRHGAPSSHPESSAQPPVQTARCEVCKVDCTTGEVLEQHNNGKRHKRNLRKLQDRKAAHQPVVQTERDAKPDSDNNPGVETNKPEGEPEPKPETEKQTDAGDDNNKAETEENDNQEKKPRMKRKMKGRVRGTRGGAKRMRPTGPRTRKAVIPLVCDLCNIKCDTQEVFDRHAAGKKHLSKLKRFEGHQAMYGPTAVQALYPPNPLSQTLAPQPAYYGASTSYPAPPEAYIPPPVQAQNPNPQLADAPLEFATQNAVLTG; encoded by the exons ATGGATCTCTCAAAACTCCCCGATTCCCAACGCCAAGAACTGGAAAAAGTCCAGAAACAATTTCAAGAACACCAagcgcaacaacaacaacaccatCCACCACCTCCCTACGATCCGTATCAGGTTCATCAACCCTCCTATTATTACAAtccacctcaacaacaacaacaatacgaCCCTTCCTATTACCACTTTCAGGATCCGTATGTTCCGAATTTGGGCTACCATGGCCCTCCGGGTATTAATCCGGCTACTGCCGCTGCGGCAGTGGCAGCCTTGTCTCAGCTGACTCACTTTGCTGGTGGAGGACATTATGATCAGGGGCATTTTCGTCCTCCG GTTGGTCACAATCCCTACAGGGGTGGTGGTAGCCGGGGTGGAGGTCCTTTTAGAGGCGGTGGTCGTGGAAACACTGGTTTTCGGCCCCCGCATACTGGTGTATCGGGTCCACCCTTTAATGGAAGAGGTCGTGGCCGTGATCGTGGAAGGGGTAAGAGGGGCAGGCATGGTGCACCATCTTCTCATCCTGAATCTTCAGCACAACCACCTGTCCAAACTGCACGGTGTGAAGTGTGCAAGGTTGACTGCACCACCGGTGAAGTCCTTGAGCAGCACAATAACGGGAAACGCCACAAAAGAAACCTTCGAAAGTTGCAAGATAGGAAGGCTGCTCACCAACCTGTTGTCCAGACAGAAAGAGACGCAAAACCCGATTCAGATAACAATCCTGGTGTGGAAACCAACAAACCGGAAGGGGAACCCGAACCCAAACCTGAAACCGAAAAGCAAACGGACGCTGGGGATGATAATAACAAAGCAGAGACAGAGGAAAATGACAATCAAGAAAAGAAACCCAGGATGAAACGCAAGATGAAAGGCAGGGTTCGTGGAACCCGTGGTGGCGCTAAACGTATGAGGCCCACAGGCCCACGAACTCGGAAAGCGGTAATCCCATTGGTTTGTGATTTGTGTAATATAAAGTGTGATACGCAGGAAGTCTTTGACCGCCATGCTGCTGGTAAAAAACACTTGTCTAAGCTCAAAAGGTTTGAAGGCCACCAAGCCATGTATGGACCGACAGCGGTCCAGGCCCTTTACCCTCCTAACCCTCTTTCACAGACATTAGCTCCTCAACCAGCCTATTATGGTGCATCAACCTCATATCCGGCTCCACCTGAGGCTTATATACCACCTCCCGTTCAAGCCCAGAACCCGAACCCGCAACTCGCTGATGCACCTCTGGAATTCGCCACCCAAAATGCTGTATTAACTGGATAA
- the LOC110917367 gene encoding uncharacterized protein LOC110917367 isoform X2, with protein sequence MMHLRMWKNMLVRHLHFLVPFGGREIKVGHNPYRGGGSRGGGPFRGGGRGNTGFRPPHTGVSGPPFNGRGRGRDRGRGKRGRHGAPSSHPESSAQPPVQTARCEVCKVDCTTGEVLEQHNNGKRHKRNLRKLQDRKAAHQPVVQTERDAKPDSDNNPGVETNKPEGEPEPKPETEKQTDAGDDNNKAETEENDNQEKKPRMKRKMKGRVRGTRGGAKRMRPTGPRTRKAVIPLVCDLCNIKCDTQEVFDRHAAGKKHLSKLKRFEGHQAMYGPTAVQALYPPNPLSQTLAPQPAYYGASTSYPAPPEAYIPPPVQAQNPNPQLADAPLEFATQNAVLTG encoded by the exons ATGATGCATTTGAGGATGTGGAAAAACATGTTGGTTCGTCACTTGCACTTTTTAGTCCCTTTTGGAGGAAGAGAAATAAAG GTTGGTCACAATCCCTACAGGGGTGGTGGTAGCCGGGGTGGAGGTCCTTTTAGAGGCGGTGGTCGTGGAAACACTGGTTTTCGGCCCCCGCATACTGGTGTATCGGGTCCACCCTTTAATGGAAGAGGTCGTGGCCGTGATCGTGGAAGGGGTAAGAGGGGCAGGCATGGTGCACCATCTTCTCATCCTGAATCTTCAGCACAACCACCTGTCCAAACTGCACGGTGTGAAGTGTGCAAGGTTGACTGCACCACCGGTGAAGTCCTTGAGCAGCACAATAACGGGAAACGCCACAAAAGAAACCTTCGAAAGTTGCAAGATAGGAAGGCTGCTCACCAACCTGTTGTCCAGACAGAAAGAGACGCAAAACCCGATTCAGATAACAATCCTGGTGTGGAAACCAACAAACCGGAAGGGGAACCCGAACCCAAACCTGAAACCGAAAAGCAAACGGACGCTGGGGATGATAATAACAAAGCAGAGACAGAGGAAAATGACAATCAAGAAAAGAAACCCAGGATGAAACGCAAGATGAAAGGCAGGGTTCGTGGAACCCGTGGTGGCGCTAAACGTATGAGGCCCACAGGCCCACGAACTCGGAAAGCGGTAATCCCATTGGTTTGTGATTTGTGTAATATAAAGTGTGATACGCAGGAAGTCTTTGACCGCCATGCTGCTGGTAAAAAACACTTGTCTAAGCTCAAAAGGTTTGAAGGCCACCAAGCCATGTATGGACCGACAGCGGTCCAGGCCCTTTACCCTCCTAACCCTCTTTCACAGACATTAGCTCCTCAACCAGCCTATTATGGTGCATCAACCTCATATCCGGCTCCACCTGAGGCTTATATACCACCTCCCGTTCAAGCCCAGAACCCGAACCCGCAACTCGCTGATGCACCTCTGGAATTCGCCACCCAAAATGCTGTATTAACTGGATAA
- the LOC110917368 gene encoding probable pectinesterase 68, whose amino-acid sequence MAASCCILYLLFLFLFFFTATSTNSTSKPTHKWIGPCGHRNITVDVNGHGDYTTVQAAVDSISANNRKNILIRISAGTYKEKVVVPGNKPYITFQGEGKEKTVIEWHDRACDRGANGQQLRTYQTASVIVYANYFSARNISFKNTAPAPMPGMQGWQAAAFRISGDKAYFLGCGFYGAQDTLCDDAGRHYFKECYIQGSIDFIFGNGRSMYKNCELHSIAKRFGSIAAHDRRTPDDKSGFAFVGCRVTGSGPVYVGRAMGQYSRIVYSYTYFDDVVARGGWDDWDHASNKSKTAFFGVYRCWGPGAAAVRGVSWARELNYDSAHKFLAKSFVNGRHWIAPCDA is encoded by the exons ATGGCTGCCTCCTGCTGCATTCTGTACTtgctcttcctcttcctcttcttcttcactGCCACATCAACAAATTCAACCTCTAAACCTACCCATAAGTGGATAGGACCCTGCGGCCACCGCAATATCACCGTCGACGTTAACGGCCACGGTGACTACACCACGGTTCAGGCCGCCGTCGACTCCATTTCGGCCAATAACCGGAAGAATATCCTCATCCGTATCTCCGCCGGTACTTACAA AGAAAAGGTGGTGGTTCCGGGAAATAAACCGTACATTACATTTCAAGGGGAGGGAAAGGAGAAGACGGTGATAGAATGGCATGACCGAGCATGTGACCGTGGGGCGAATGGGCAGCAGCTGCGTACTTATCAGACAGCTTCGGTCATCGTCTACGCTAACTATTTCTCTGCCCGTAATATTAGCTTCAAG AATACAGCGCCGGCTCCAATGCCTGGAATGCAAGGGTGGCAAGCTGCGGCGTTTCGGATATCCGGAGACAAAGCGTACTTCTTGGGATGTGGGTTTTACGGGGCGCAGGATACTTTATGCGACGACGCTGGTCGCCATTATTTCAAGGAGTGTTATATCCAGGGTTCCATAGACTTCATCTTCGGCAATGGTCGTTCCATGTACAAA AATTGCGAGCTACATTCTATAGCAAAGCGATTCGGGTCGATAGCAGCACACGATAGAAGAACACCAGACGACAAGAGCGGGTTCGCATTTGTGGGATGTAGAGTGACCGGTAGCGGACCAGTGTACGTTGGTCGAGCCATGGGTCAGTACTCACGGATCGTGTATTCGTACACCTACTTTGATGACGTGGTTGCACGTGGTGGATGGGACGACTGGGACCACGCCAGCAACAAAAGCAA GACTGCATTTTTTGGTGTGTATAGATGTTGGGGCCCAGGGGCTGCAGCAGTCCGTGGAGTGTCGTGGGCCCGAGAGCTAAATTACGATTCTGCCCATAAGTTTCTTGCTAAGAGTTTTGTCAATGGACGACATTGGATTGCCCCTTGTGATGCTTAG